One Microplitis mediator isolate UGA2020A chromosome 3, iyMicMedi2.1, whole genome shotgun sequence DNA segment encodes these proteins:
- the LOC130665610 gene encoding histone H3, translating into MARTKQTARKSTGGKAPRKQLATKAARKSAPATGGVKKPHRYRPGTVALREIRRYQKSTELLIRKLPFQRLVREIAQDFKTDLRFQSSAVMALQEASEAYLVGLFEDTNLCAIHAKRVTIMPKDIQLARRIRGERA; encoded by the coding sequence ATGGCTCGTACTAAGCAAACTGCTCGTAAGTCGACTGGTGGAAAGGCTCCACGTAAACAACTGGCTACCAAGGCTGCCCGTAAGAGCGCGCCAGCCACTGGTGGAGTCAAGAAGCCACATCGTTACCGGCCCGGAACAGTCGCTCTCCGTGAGATCCGTCGTTACCAGAAGAGCACCGAACTCCTCATCCGTAAATTACCTTTCCAACGTTTAGTGCGTGAAATCGCTCAGGATTTTAAAACTGACCTGAGATTCCAAAGCTCTGCTGTGATGGCCCTTCAGGAAGCCAGTGAAGCCTACTTGGTTGGTCTTTTCGAAGATACCAACCTCTGCGCCATTCACGCCAAGCGTGTCACCATCATGCCCAAGGACATCCAGCTGGCTCGTCGTATCCGAGGAGAACGTGCTTGA
- the LOC130665618 gene encoding histone H2B, whose amino-acid sequence MPPKTSGKAVKKSGKAQKNITKSDKKGRKKKRKESYAIYIYKVLKQVHPDTGVSSKAMSIMNSFVNDIFERIAAEASRLAHYNKRSTITSREIQTAVRLLLPGELAKHAVSEGTKAVTKYTSSK is encoded by the coding sequence ATGCCTCCTAAAACAAGTGGCAAAGCTGTTAAAAAGTCGGGCAAGGCCCAGAAAAACATCACTAAGTCCGACAAAAAAGGACGCAAGAAGAAGCGTAAGGAAAGTTACGCCATCTACATCTATAAAGTCTTGAAACAAGTTCATCCTGACACTGGAGTTTCCAGTAAAGCCATGAGTATCATGAACAGTTTCGTCAACGACATCTTTGAGCGTATCGCAGCTGAGGCGTCCAGACTTGCGCATTACAACAAACGTTCCACCATCACCTCCCGGGAAATTCAAACTGCAGTGCGTCTATTATTGCCCGGTGAATTGGCAAAGCACGCCGTCAGTGAAGGAACCAAAGCCGTCACAAAGTACACCAGCTCTAAATAA
- the LOC130665621 gene encoding histone H4, whose protein sequence is MTGRGKGGKGLGKGGAKRHRKVLRDNIQGITKPAIRRLARRGGVKRISGLIYEETRGVLKVFLENVIRDAVTYTEHAKRKTVTAMDVVYALKRQGRTLYGFGG, encoded by the coding sequence ATGACTGGTCGTGGTAAGGGAGGAAAAGGATTGGGAAAAGGAGGAGCCAAGCGGCATCGTAAAGTTCTTCGTGATAACATCCAGGGTATCACTAAACCAGCTATCCGTCGTCTGGCTCGTCGTGGTGGAGTTAAGCGTATCTCTGGTCTGATCTACGAAGAAACCCGTGGAGTTCTCAAGGTCTTCCTTGAAAACGTTATCCGTGACGCAGTCACCTACACTGAGCACGCCAAGCGGAAGACAGTCACCGCCATGGACGTTGTCTATGCTCTGAAGCGTCAAGGCCGTACTCTTTACGGTTTTGGAGGTTAA
- the LOC130665615 gene encoding histone H2A: MSGRGKGGKVKGKSKTRSSRAGLQFPVGRIHRMLRKGNYAERVGAGAPVYLAAVMEYLAAEVLELAGNAARDNKKTRIIPRHLQLAIRNDEELNKLLSGVTIAQGGVLPNIQAVLLPKKTEKSSS; the protein is encoded by the coding sequence ATGTCTGGTCGCGGTAAAGGTGGTAAAGTAAAGGGAAAGTCAAAGACTCGTTCAAGCCGTGCTGGACTTCAGTTCCCAGTTGGTCGTATCCATCGTATGTTACGTAAAGGTAACTACGCTGAACGTGTTGGAGCTGGGGCTCCGGTGTACTTAGCAGCTGTTATGGAATACCTCGCTGCTGAAGTACTCGAGTTGGCAGGTAACGCTGCTCGTGATAACAAGAAGACTCGTATCATTCCACGTCATCTCCAACTGGCTATCCGTAACGATGAAGAGTTGAATAAACTTCTTTCTGGAGTTACCATCGCTCAAGGTGGAGTTTTGCCCAACATCCAAGCTGTCTTATTGCCCAAGAAAACCGAAAAAAGCAGTTCTTAA